The Mustela nigripes isolate SB6536 chromosome X, MUSNIG.SB6536, whole genome shotgun sequence genomic sequence TTGTTCCCCTGTTTTTCAGAGGCCGTATTCCAAACATTCACTTCTAAATCCAACGCAAGTGAAGGACCAGCCAGGATGAAACGCTTTAGCAAtccttttgttaaaaataacatCCCGGCCATCAAGCTATGCATAAGCACCACTTGTACAACAATTCACTTTAAAAGCTTAGTGTAGAGTACAGTAACACAATACCACCCTAAAGCTGGAGATGAGACGACAGAAAAGGGATGAAGCATTAGTGATTTCCGCACGTAACCCAGGTACAGTACATTTGATCTCGTAGAGGGTGTTTTCTGATGttcaaggagaggggagaaggggtaGGAAGAGCTCGCCAAGGGAAGATGGAAACGGCACGACAgctattttgcttttaataaagtAATGTAATGACACTGAGGAATAGGAAGGTGACAAACacatcaatatatatttttcttatgacCAGCCTCTTCTTTTGCTGCACCCGGGTCAACAGTCACGCCAGCTCTGTTCTACTATTGCAGAAACACGTTTCTCATATTCCCGCTTGTTCTCCTGGTACAGCTGAGCAGCCTGGCTGTTTGCTGGACTGTTGGGATTGGGCTCATCCAATAGGGACTATAGAGACAATTTGTAAAAGGTCAGTTCctcaatgcaaaaaaaatttagatatatatatctatatcattCAACTGAATTGTCCTCAGTAACAACTAAAAGTTGATCTCTTAGCATACTAATCAAAGTAACATTAATCTGCTAGTAGCTAGGCAAATACATGTTTTCTGGGGGCAAGGGTCTTAATGACCTGCCCTTCACCTTAAGTTAGGACTTTCAGAAACAATTCAAGTACTAATAAAACATCTCAAAGGCCACAGTTATAACATCAAGGAAAATTCACCTGTATGGATGTTAAAATGGAAGACACATCATAAGTTGGACTCCAGCGGTTCTGAAGTATGTCCAGACATATACTACCATCTGCATAGACTGAGAGCACAGCGGAGGTATGTTAAATGTAGTAAAACCATTCCCATTTTTAACAACACAGTCAAAACAAACATAGTCAAGAATACTTTGTGAGGTTTAAAAAGATTCCCAAACTGCTTCTCAGTTATCTTCCTAAGAAGTGTCCTAATAATTTCTAGTGAAATAATCAAAGAATGTCAACTATTTAATTGATATAAAACTAGAAGCTATTTAGTGTTCTTTCTTCTGAAAAGACTGCCCTATTAACCAGGAAATCATACACGTTTTCCAACAGGGTCCCCAGCCATCCAGACAAGTGAGAAATTTATTCCACGAAATTTGCAAACTCTGTTATCTGAAATAACAAAAGATAGCTCAGAGTTCACAAGGTCTCATTTCGGcatgaagataaaaatatctgATATCCCAGAAAATACTTTATTAACctgaataaaaaagcaagctGTTCTAGGCTTACTACTAGCCAAAAAAGCAGAAtgtacatcagaatcacccatGCTGCTTTTCCAAAACACCGGAGCCCTCAGCCACAGAATCTCCTATTGAGTAGGTCTGGAGCAGGGCCaaggaatctctatttttaaagtgttCCACAGCAATTTTGATCCGCATCTAAAGTTGAAAACTATTGTTTTGAATAAACAGTTCTAGATGTCGTGAAAATAGTCACAACGCAAGACTACCCCAATCCAACATCAAAAGGGAACATCAAGAGCGTCCTCATTTTGGGGTAATAAGTAAATGATAAAGATCATCAAAACCAGGAGGCTCGCAGACCCCAAGCCAAGGCAGAGTACCTTCACTGCTCCCGTTCTAGGACTAGAGATCAGGACCGCAATGGACCATCATGAACAAGCAGTTTTCAGGAAACGGCAAGAGGCCTAAAGACACACTCAGGTACTAGGGACAAACACCTAAAAAACGTGGAGCACCACCCATAATTAACCATGTAGTTTAAAACAGTGCattaacagggcacctgggtggttcagtgagttaaagcctctgccttcgactcaggtagtgatcccagggtcgtgggatcaagccccgagtcaggctctctgctcagcgtggagcctgcttcctcctctctctctgcctgcctctctgcctacttgtggtctctgtctgtcaaataaataaataaaatcttaaaaaaaaaccagtgcaTTAAAAGTGATACTTGCCATTTGGATGAAACATCTTAGAAACAAATCTAACCGTAGGTGGCTTATTTGGATATTCTTCGGTGAATTCTATTGTAAGCTTAAATGTTCCTGTAGTTAGGAAGAAAGGTTTAAGAAACAGATTTATTGCTTTGTTCAGTAgtactttctttttaatgctaCATTACATTTTTTCCagtactaaatgaaataatgcagatATAGggtagggaggaaagaaaggccaGGTAAGAGACAAGGTAAAATCTCTGGgaactgctctaaaaatagaCAGATAGTGTAAGAACCACCACCCAAAgggaatttgtttttttgttttgccatcATTCACCCCCAAACGTAAAAATACAGTCATTTTAAACTCAAAAGTACTGCCTACAGGATAACTTTAGCAACTGACCATTTTGAAGATATCCTTAAAATCGCAAGAAACTATAGAGCCTAAATTTGGCGCTCTTGCCTCAGAAGACTGAGACTTCAAAGGCCTATTTTAACCAGCCACCATCTTAAACTCTCCAGTGATTCTGACATGGGCTAGAGAGAACGAGAGTACACAGGTTCCAAAATCAATGCTAGAAATACAAGTCGATAaccaaattatctttaaaaatggaagagaataacTATAAAAGCGTTCACTGGCTTTTTTTCATATAATAGCAACTctataatgaaaacataattgaATGTAAGCCAGAAAAAACCGTTAGAGTCTCTCTCAAAAATCCTTAAGTATGACTCACAAGGTACTTCACTATAAAATGAACTCAATTATTCACACTAATGGAGGGAATTAATGgcagaaataatttcaaaatcacaTTAGATTGCATTCATGTCTCCAGCAAATTTATCTTTCTCATGATGTTTGTTTAGGCTACTATtgaaatgaattcattttctctGAATATGTGTCACCTCAGGTAGCAGGAGGCTCTGACGCATACTAGGTTATAGACTTATTTATAAGGAATGAACAAAGTGGATCTCATTCAAGAATTGCAGGATGCCCTGATTTAGGGAGActgtttccttcaaaatatttttaaaattgggtttaACAAATCCAAGAAAACAATTGGGCAATTGTTTTTTCCTGACTGAAATCTCTTCAGGTAAACTTAAGGAATCACTGTCTGGTATAAGGTAATGAATGTTCCACTGTATTACTCTGGTCCGTTTATAAATTTATTCTAATACTATAGACCACACTTCAAGTCGAGCATACTTTGTTAGTGGTTCCTTCAGAGTAGGCATTTTCCTCCTTCCACCAATAGGTTTATCaccacaaaagataaaaagactaCACTCAGTTGCTAGATCCCTTACATAACAATGCCAAAGTTTGTCTCCTACCAGTAAACTCACAGGAAACAATCTGCTAACAGAGTTGTCCCAAGTATGATGAATGTTCCAAAGTTTCAGAATAATTTAGAGTACAACACAGAGACATATTCCCCAAACTACTGTTACTCCTTAAACTGTGTGAAAGCCAGATCTGAAGATATTGTATATTAACACTAAGGgcaaaaagtgaaatattttggaATGGAGAAACATACTGTAGTCTATGAGAACCTACTTTACCTTATTACCACCTGGTCATAAATCTTCCTACTTTTGAGGAAGAGACattgcttcttccttttcagtaCCACTGATATTATAATACGCAGGAAAAAGTGCGAATGAGTGTTAACTCTGAGCTTCCTTATGCATCTCAAGTATAAACACATTTGGCTCAATGTTGAAATCTGATTAAATTATAGGTAAGAGATTTCTCATCGTGGAATTGCTCTAAAAGTGGGCAGATTTAACAGCACACAGGTACTAGGTCCCAGGTACTTTAAATTAAGACCATCATTATATATGATGTCCAAGAGCGGTAAAGCAACACAAGACAGGCCTAAGTGGAAATGGTAGAGCATATCAGGGAAGAGCGCAGCCTTGCAGTCAGACCTAGTTATGAGACCTTGAGGAAGCCACCTGACCTGACTAAACCtcaagttcctcatctgtaaaatggggttagtGATAATACCTACCACATTACATTGTGAGGTTTAAATGATTGACATGTGCACAGTGTCACAAAGTAAGCATTCTACAAGGTgtcgctgggtggctcagtcgctgggcgtctgcctttggctcaggtcatgatcccagggtcccgggattgagccccacatcgggatccctgctcggcgggaagcctgcttcttcctctcccactgctcctgcctgcgttccctctctgtgtctctttttgtcaaataaataaaatctttaaaaaaaataagtgttccATAAATATGGTAGCTATAATAATTCCAACATTTCACATCCCTAGACCCAACCGAAGGAGGCAAAGACCAAACATCCCAATTTGACTATCAGTACGAAATATACAATTAAtcagtttaaatattaaatattactttctttctGACCTACATGAAATGCTCAAAGCTGAATTCAAGTGGAGTATGTAGGCTGGTGGCTCTCGAAACCCTTGACTTGAACTTTCTGCCTAATACTTGCCCAGAAGTTTAACACTAGCTACACCAAATAAGTTAATCAAGTCTTTTCAAACAGCTCGCTTACTATCTTGAGAAGCGAAACAACCTGCTTATGTCTACCTGAATATAAATTAGGAACTTACCCCAAATCTTATTGCAAATACGTACTTATGAGACTGACGTGCTGCCTACTGCGCTAAAGAGGCAGGTGCAAATACGTATTTAAAAGGGGACAGTTCACACTTTCAGCCACATTATACTACTGGAACCTTTTTAATACAAGCCTCAATGCAATTTCTGAGATCCAAAACAAACATTAAGGAAATTTAAAGTCCTAGAATATTATGCAATTGAGAGTAGTGCTTATCCTCTCGATATTTAGAAGGTTAGGCTTTAAAATAACGGAAGACGTAAGCCTCGCCATTGTACACACAACCAGTACTGCTTTTGTTCATCTTCCTGACGAGGCCAAAACATCATAAGGGAAGTATCAATTAATCCATCTAAACAGGGGACTGGGAAAAGTACATGTGTTCAATGGCAATGGTATGGCGACAGGGAGCGATATGGTTGGATCAGAGAGTATATGTTCTGCTAAAGACATTCACaaattcaaatttttgaaaatattgtgtCAGCCAAAGAAAACATCTGTGTGTTTTCTGCCATTTGGCCACCAGCTTGTGACCCCggaggagaaaacaaagtatGTGCACCTAAACAAAATTTCTTTGATGAatggaaattctgattttttagaTAATAACCCAAATACTCTTCATAGAATGTATTTACCTTAAGAACACCCCCAGTGGTTTCTAAGTAATTTTTAACACACTTAAAACCAAACTCCCACAAAAAGCAAATACTAGTATCGTACTGTGTGTATTGACAATTTTTAGATGATGTGATGGAGAATATTTTATTCCATAGTCTTTGTATTCAGCATACATGCCAAGATATTTTGATGAGGAAGCATTGCCCCCCAGTGTTTTGTGTGGTAGTGTAAGTTCTTGAGAACATTTTCCTCTTACTTTATGTGtgtaaaattaaatcaaaataccCTCAAGAGTTCCTTTTCTCAAGTCTTTCTCTTTAACTGGGGCCTGGCTGTTCCAGAAATGTCCATCACAAATGATTTACAAAGCAACAGCAAAAGTAGTTTTGGGGCTGTTGATTGAGGTGATACATTGGAAATAGCAAAATCAATTATGCCACTTGTTCCTAGTCAGTCTTTTCTAGTAAATTCCCTAACTGTAAATAAAGGgtattaaaaaatggtcaaaattttTTGGGGAGCCACAGCCTATGTTCTAGACACCTGAGGAAGCATCCACAGACAGCAGACCGTTCAAGAGAATGAATCAGAGAAGGGTATTGTCATTTAGCTTGAGTAGTTCCTTTCAGCAATGCCGGTATGAAGACACACATCATCAAAAATAGAACCAGTGATGTCAACGGGGAAGATCCAGGTAGATAATGGATTCCTTAAGTACCTTCTCAATTCATACCACTTAAAATGAGTGAAGCACCCTTGAAATATTTAAGTAGCCAATCCTCCAGCAAAGCAATGCAGTCTTAATAAAGCTGTGCCCGGCATAAAGCTGTCCAAGTGAAgtcaggaggaaaagaagaagccAATGAAAATAAAGCCTGCCAG encodes the following:
- the UBE2A gene encoding ubiquitin-conjugating enzyme E2 A, with translation MSTPARRRLMRDFKRLQEDPPAGVSGAPSENNIMVWNAVIFGPEGTPFEDGTFKLTIEFTEEYPNKPPTVRFVSKMFHPNVYADGSICLDILQNRWSPTYDVSSILTSIQSLLDEPNPNSPANSQAAQLYQENKREYEKRVSAIVEQSWRDC